One genomic window of Sporosarcina ureae includes the following:
- the cysS gene encoding cysteine--tRNA ligase, whose protein sequence is MSIQLYNTLTRKKEKFIPIEEGKVKMYVCGPTVYNYIHIGNARPVIAFDTIRRYLEYRGYEVNYVSNFTDVDDKIIKAANELNEEVGELTERFIAAYHEDVSALGCEVATAHPRVTEHIHDIVEFIQVLIDKGFAYESYGDVYFRTREFEGYGKLSHQSIDELKVGARVEENAIKTDPLDFALWKSAKREEISWNSPWGKGRPGWHIECSVMAKQLLGDTIDIHAGGQDLTFPHHENEIAQSEAATGKTFANYWMHNGYINIDNEKMSKSLGNFILVHDIRKQIDPKVLRFFMLSVHYRHPVNFAQELVESAANGLERIRTSYSNLQHRLTISADLAENSESWLNKISDQVNAFEKSMDDDFNTANAIASIFELSKQANVYLLEKNTDRHVLQQFIEAFDLLMGVLGLPFDSADELVDDEVDKLIQERLDARKNRDFARSDEIRDELKVRGIILEDTAQGTRWKRG, encoded by the coding sequence ATGAGCATTCAACTTTATAATACATTGACACGTAAGAAAGAAAAGTTTATTCCAATAGAAGAAGGAAAGGTTAAAATGTATGTCTGTGGACCGACCGTTTATAACTATATTCATATCGGAAACGCTCGTCCTGTGATTGCATTTGACACGATTCGCCGCTACTTGGAATACCGGGGGTATGAGGTGAATTACGTCTCGAACTTCACGGACGTAGACGACAAAATTATTAAAGCAGCGAATGAATTAAATGAAGAAGTTGGAGAATTAACCGAGCGTTTCATTGCGGCGTATCACGAAGATGTTAGTGCTCTCGGCTGTGAAGTAGCAACTGCACATCCTCGAGTAACTGAGCATATTCATGACATTGTGGAATTCATCCAAGTTCTTATCGATAAAGGATTTGCCTACGAGTCTTATGGAGATGTCTATTTCCGTACACGTGAATTCGAAGGCTATGGGAAACTTTCACACCAATCTATTGATGAACTAAAAGTAGGTGCGCGGGTGGAAGAAAACGCCATCAAAACAGATCCTCTTGATTTTGCACTTTGGAAATCGGCAAAAAGAGAAGAAATTTCGTGGAATAGTCCGTGGGGCAAGGGACGGCCGGGGTGGCATATCGAATGTTCGGTAATGGCCAAGCAACTTCTCGGGGATACCATTGATATTCATGCAGGTGGGCAAGATTTAACATTCCCGCACCATGAAAATGAAATCGCGCAGTCTGAAGCAGCTACAGGCAAAACTTTCGCCAACTATTGGATGCATAACGGGTATATCAATATTGATAATGAAAAAATGTCAAAGTCTTTAGGTAACTTTATTTTGGTACATGATATTCGTAAGCAAATCGACCCGAAGGTACTGCGTTTCTTCATGCTATCTGTGCACTATCGTCATCCGGTCAACTTTGCACAGGAACTTGTAGAGAGTGCGGCGAATGGATTGGAGCGTATCCGGACTTCGTACAGCAACTTGCAGCATCGTCTGACGATTTCGGCGGATCTGGCGGAAAATTCCGAGTCATGGTTAAATAAGATCAGCGACCAAGTTAACGCATTTGAGAAATCAATGGATGATGACTTCAATACTGCTAATGCAATCGCGTCAATTTTTGAACTGTCCAAACAGGCAAATGTTTACTTGCTTGAGAAAAATACAGACCGTCACGTACTTCAGCAATTCATCGAAGCGTTTGATCTGTTAATGGGTGTACTTGGATTGCCTTTTGATAGCGCGGATGAATTAGTGGATGATGAAGTGGATAAATTGATCCAGGAACGTCTTGATGCTCGGAAAAATCGTGATTTTGCACGGTCGGATGAAATTCGTGATGAACTAAAAGTGCGAGGGATTATTTTAGAAGATACAGCGCAAGGTACTCGCTGGAAAAGAGGATAA
- the cysE gene encoding serine O-acetyltransferase, translated as MFKRMKEDIRCIFDQDPAARSTIEVILTYSGLHAIWMHRIAHVFYKRNLRFLARVVSQVSRFFTGIEIHPGAVIGRRLFIDHGMGVVIGETCEIGDDVTLYQGVTLGGTGKEGGKRHPTLCDNVLVASGAKVLGSITIGENSKVGAGSVILKEVPPNSTVVGIPGKIVISNGVRVKSKLDHSTQDPIADEIKRLEKQIQELKLRTEQLETMNEKEGDLHEHSTL; from the coding sequence TTGTTCAAACGTATGAAAGAAGATATTCGGTGTATTTTCGATCAAGATCCGGCAGCCCGCAGCACGATTGAAGTAATCTTAACGTATTCGGGGTTGCATGCAATTTGGATGCACCGTATTGCACATGTGTTTTATAAGCGTAATCTCCGTTTCTTGGCCCGTGTAGTATCGCAAGTTAGCAGATTCTTTACGGGTATCGAAATTCATCCTGGAGCCGTGATAGGTAGACGTCTTTTCATCGATCATGGGATGGGTGTAGTAATAGGAGAAACATGTGAAATTGGTGATGATGTGACACTGTATCAAGGAGTCACATTGGGCGGGACGGGTAAAGAAGGCGGTAAGCGACATCCGACGCTCTGTGATAATGTATTGGTTGCGTCAGGTGCCAAAGTACTTGGTTCCATCACGATCGGTGAGAATAGTAAGGTAGGAGCGGGTTCGGTCATTTTGAAAGAAGTGCCGCCCAACTCTACAGTGGTTGGGATACCAGGGAAGATCGTTATTTCAAATGGGGTACGTGTGAAAAGTAAACTGGATCATTCTACGCAAGATCCGATTGCGGATGAAATCAAGCGATTAGAAAAGCAAATTCAGGAGTTAAAGCTGCGTACTGAGCAGTTGGAAACTATGAATGAAAAAGAAGGAGATTTACATGAGCATTCAACTTTATAA
- the gltX gene encoding glutamate--tRNA ligase, producing the protein MTQEVRVRYAPSPTGQLHIGGARTALFNYLFARHYDGKFIVRIEDTDTARNIESGELSQLENLTWLGIHHDESIDIGGEYGPYRQMDRLDLYKKYADEMLEKGHAYKCFCTPEELEAKRDAQKAAGIAAPMYDGTCRNLTAEQVAENEAVGKPYNIRMRVPKDVTYTIDDLVRGEVTFESKDIGDWVMVKTNGIPTYNFAVVVDDHLMKVSHVFRGEEHLTNTPKQLMVFDVFGWEHPRFGHMTLIVNEERKKLSKRDESIIQFITQYKDLGYLPEAMFNFFSLLGWSPVGEEEIFSHDELVKQFDESRLSKSPSMFDTDKLTWMNNQYIKKLSLEEVIELTLPHLQAAGLVSENMSAEEQAWVHDLIALYHGQLSFGAEIVELSAQFFQDTLEYDEIASEILAGEQVPEVMTSLKKQLEELETFDAPSIKAAIKAVQKETGHKGKNLFMPIRVVATGQTSGPELPDAIALIGKEKIIQRVGRFAK; encoded by the coding sequence ATGACACAAGAAGTACGAGTGCGTTATGCACCAAGTCCAACAGGCCAACTACATATTGGTGGCGCGCGGACCGCGTTATTCAACTATTTGTTCGCTCGCCACTATGACGGGAAATTCATTGTTCGTATTGAAGATACGGATACAGCACGAAATATTGAAAGTGGTGAGCTGTCACAACTTGAAAATTTGACGTGGCTCGGTATCCATCATGACGAATCAATTGATATTGGCGGAGAATATGGGCCGTACCGTCAAATGGATCGTCTGGATTTGTATAAGAAGTATGCAGATGAAATGCTCGAAAAAGGGCATGCTTACAAATGTTTCTGTACACCTGAAGAGTTAGAAGCAAAGCGTGACGCACAGAAAGCAGCGGGAATCGCAGCGCCTATGTATGATGGCACTTGTCGCAATTTGACAGCTGAACAAGTAGCGGAAAATGAAGCCGTTGGGAAACCTTACAATATTCGTATGCGCGTTCCTAAAGACGTTACGTATACAATTGATGACCTTGTGCGCGGTGAGGTAACATTCGAATCAAAAGACATCGGTGACTGGGTTATGGTTAAAACGAACGGTATTCCTACGTATAACTTTGCTGTAGTCGTCGATGATCATTTGATGAAAGTCTCCCATGTTTTCCGCGGAGAAGAGCATTTGACGAATACACCAAAGCAACTAATGGTATTTGATGTATTCGGTTGGGAACATCCGCGATTTGGTCATATGACGCTGATTGTCAATGAAGAACGTAAAAAGCTTTCAAAACGTGATGAATCCATCATTCAATTCATTACACAATACAAAGATTTAGGTTATTTGCCGGAAGCAATGTTTAATTTCTTCTCTTTGCTTGGTTGGTCGCCTGTTGGAGAAGAGGAGATCTTCTCACATGACGAACTTGTGAAACAATTTGATGAGTCTCGCTTATCAAAATCACCTTCTATGTTCGACACGGATAAGCTGACGTGGATGAATAATCAATATATAAAAAAACTGTCTTTGGAAGAAGTAATTGAATTAACATTGCCTCATCTACAAGCGGCGGGATTGGTTTCTGAAAATATGTCTGCTGAAGAACAAGCATGGGTTCACGATTTGATCGCGCTATATCATGGACAATTAAGCTTTGGTGCTGAAATCGTCGAGTTATCTGCCCAGTTCTTCCAGGATACATTGGAATATGATGAAATAGCATCGGAAATTTTAGCTGGTGAACAAGTGCCTGAAGTGATGACTTCGCTTAAGAAGCAACTTGAAGAATTAGAAACTTTCGACGCGCCATCCATTAAAGCGGCTATTAAAGCAGTTCAAAAAGAAACGGGACATAAAGGCAAGAACCTATTCATGCCTATACGTGTTGTGGCGACTGGCCAGACATCAGGTCCTGAACTACCAGATGCAATTGCACTGATCGGTAAAGAAAAAATCATTCAACGCGTTGGAAGATTTGCAAAATAA
- the ispF gene encoding 2-C-methyl-D-erythritol 2,4-cyclodiphosphate synthase, with the protein MFRIGQGFDVHAFEEGRPLIIGGITIPHTKGLIGHSDADVLLHTVTDAALGAIGKVDIGTHFPDTDDAFKDADSAVLLEKVWAMVKEEGYRLGNIDCTIIAQRPKMAPYIGDIRERVAELLEADLSQVNVKATTTERLGFPGREEGIAAMATILLMKNQ; encoded by the coding sequence ATGTTTCGAATTGGACAAGGTTTTGATGTACATGCATTTGAAGAAGGTAGACCACTTATTATCGGCGGTATCACCATTCCGCACACAAAAGGATTGATTGGTCACTCCGATGCGGATGTGTTGTTGCATACCGTAACAGACGCTGCACTTGGTGCAATTGGTAAAGTGGATATTGGCACACATTTCCCTGATACGGATGATGCGTTTAAAGACGCCGATTCTGCTGTTTTATTGGAAAAAGTGTGGGCGATGGTAAAAGAAGAAGGTTATCGTCTAGGTAATATTGATTGTACGATTATTGCGCAGCGCCCGAAAATGGCACCATATATTGGGGATATCCGTGAACGCGTGGCGGAATTGCTTGAAGCGGATCTGTCGCAAGTGAACGTGAAAGCTACGACTACGGAACGTCTAGGTTTCCCTGGGCGCGAAGAAGGAATCGCAGCGATGGCAACGATTTTACTAATGAAAAACCAGTAA
- the ispD gene encoding 2-C-methyl-D-erythritol 4-phosphate cytidylyltransferase produces MKYTVMIPAAGSGKRMGAGQNKLFLKIGGHSILYHTVSVFQEDPNCEEIIMAVKPEEQAVIEEILELHQHAKPITFVKGGGERQNSVAACISAYEKKGIVLVHDAARPFLNSSVITELVRTANEKGAAIAAVKAKDTIKYAEAGAVKETLDREKLWLVQTPQAFQYKLLKEASDSAIQDGFLGTDESMLVERIGHEVQVVESSYDNVKMTTQEDLAIGEILLARRK; encoded by the coding sequence GTGAAATATACAGTGATGATTCCTGCTGCAGGAAGCGGCAAACGAATGGGTGCTGGACAAAATAAACTCTTCCTGAAAATTGGAGGGCATTCAATCTTGTATCATACAGTAAGTGTGTTTCAAGAAGACCCCAATTGTGAAGAAATCATTATGGCTGTGAAGCCGGAAGAGCAAGCCGTGATTGAAGAGATTCTTGAACTGCATCAACATGCGAAACCTATTACATTTGTAAAGGGTGGTGGTGAGCGTCAAAACAGTGTGGCGGCTTGTATCTCTGCTTATGAAAAGAAAGGTATTGTTCTCGTCCATGACGCGGCTAGACCTTTCTTAAATTCATCAGTCATTACCGAACTGGTGCGTACCGCTAATGAAAAAGGTGCAGCTATAGCGGCAGTTAAGGCGAAAGATACAATTAAGTACGCGGAAGCTGGTGCTGTAAAAGAAACGTTGGATCGTGAAAAGCTGTGGCTTGTACAAACGCCTCAAGCATTTCAATATAAATTGCTTAAAGAAGCCTCTGACTCGGCCATTCAAGACGGTTTCCTGGGCACGGATGAATCCATGCTAGTGGAACGGATTGGTCACGAAGTCCAAGTGGTGGAAAGTTCATATGACAATGTAAAAATGACAACCCAGGAAGATCTGGCTATAGGTGAAATCTTACTGGCCAGAAGAAAGTAG
- a CDS encoding PIN/TRAM domain-containing protein — protein sequence MLKKVVQVSFLLIGGTLGVLFLPYLFAMFEFTSRPIIENPYVEAIIGAIILFLLSLFLTEPIVNFIKWIEERLLKAPIMDLLFGTIGLVVGLIVAFLFSFGLSAIGFPVVSSVVPVLLSILLGYLGFQVGFKKWEEFINAFSNLRMTTAKRKESSEPVVTPPQKDVYKLLDTSVIIDGRIADIVATGFLQGILVVPQFVLTELQHIADSSDTLKRTKGRRGLDILKRLQNDDGPQVLITDEDIPNVAEVDLKLVKLAKKMDGLVVTNDFNLNKVSDLHGVAVLNINDLANAVKPVVIPGEEMHVVVIKDGKEHNQGVAYLDDGTMIVIEDGRSHIGDAIDVVVTSVLQTSAGRMIFAKPKGR from the coding sequence ATGTTGAAAAAGGTAGTCCAAGTTTCGTTCTTATTAATCGGAGGAACTCTCGGTGTATTATTTTTACCGTACTTATTCGCTATGTTTGAGTTTACATCTCGCCCCATTATAGAGAACCCGTATGTGGAGGCAATTATAGGAGCCATCATTCTATTTTTATTAAGCTTATTTTTAACTGAACCGATTGTAAATTTCATTAAATGGATTGAAGAAAGACTTCTGAAGGCACCGATCATGGATTTATTATTCGGTACAATTGGATTAGTCGTAGGATTAATCGTTGCATTTTTATTCAGTTTCGGACTAAGTGCTATCGGTTTTCCGGTAGTGTCTTCTGTTGTGCCTGTATTATTGTCTATTCTTCTCGGTTATTTAGGTTTCCAAGTAGGTTTTAAAAAATGGGAAGAATTCATTAATGCATTTTCTAATTTACGCATGACAACAGCAAAAAGGAAAGAATCGTCAGAACCAGTTGTCACTCCCCCACAAAAAGATGTATATAAATTATTAGATACTAGCGTCATTATCGATGGACGTATTGCGGATATAGTGGCAACAGGATTTTTACAGGGAATTTTAGTTGTACCTCAGTTTGTACTGACGGAACTACAGCATATAGCAGATTCATCTGACACGTTGAAGCGAACAAAAGGTAGACGTGGTCTGGATATTCTAAAACGTTTACAAAATGATGACGGCCCTCAAGTGCTCATTACGGACGAAGATATTCCAAATGTAGCCGAAGTGGATCTAAAGTTAGTTAAACTGGCGAAGAAAATGGATGGCCTAGTTGTAACAAATGATTTCAACTTAAACAAAGTATCGGATTTGCATGGTGTTGCAGTTTTGAACATAAACGATCTCGCTAATGCAGTAAAACCGGTAGTCATTCCGGGTGAAGAAATGCATGTGGTCGTCATCAAGGACGGCAAAGAACATAATCAAGGCGTCGCATACTTGGATGATGGCACAATGATCGTCATTGAAGATGGTCGGTCTCATATCGGGGATGCCATTGATGTTGTAGTGACAAGTGTATTGCAAACATCCGCGGGACGAATGATTTTTGCGAAACCCAAGGGTCGATAA
- the radA gene encoding DNA repair protein RadA: protein MAKRKSKFMCRSCGYESAKWMGRCPGCGEWNTMDEEVEIVQKGPRAAFQHGERMNQKALPISQVEMAEEPRVKTELEELNRVLGGGIVPGSLILIGGDPGIGKSTLLLQVSSLLANQQQRVLYISGEESIKQTKLRAERLGVKSDELYIYAETDLAMINETVDDVKPRFVIVDSIQTVHHPEVSSAPGSVSQVRECTAELMRIAKTQNIAIFLVGHVTKEGQIAGPRLLEHMVDTVLNFEGERHHTYRILRSVKNRFGSTNEIAIFEMLQAGLKEVLNPSEMFLRERSQGGAGSTIVASMEGTRPILVEIQALMTASSFNYPKRMATGLDQNRVQLLMAVLEKRAGMLLQTQDAYIKVAGGVKLDEPAIDLAVLLSIVSSYRDTAVGARDCFVGEVGLTGEVRRVSRIEQRVTEAAKLGFDRIIIPSSNLGGWDVPEGIEVVGVETITEALGVAFR, encoded by the coding sequence ATGGCTAAGCGTAAATCAAAGTTCATGTGCCGCTCTTGTGGATATGAATCAGCTAAGTGGATGGGGCGCTGCCCTGGTTGTGGAGAATGGAACACAATGGATGAAGAAGTAGAGATTGTGCAAAAAGGACCGCGTGCCGCATTTCAGCACGGGGAAAGAATGAATCAGAAAGCTTTGCCGATCAGTCAGGTAGAAATGGCTGAAGAGCCCCGTGTCAAAACGGAATTAGAGGAATTAAACCGCGTACTTGGAGGGGGGATCGTTCCGGGCTCGCTCATATTAATCGGTGGTGATCCGGGAATCGGGAAATCTACATTATTGCTTCAAGTCTCGTCATTACTTGCGAATCAACAGCAGCGCGTACTATATATATCAGGAGAGGAATCGATTAAGCAAACTAAGTTACGAGCAGAACGTTTAGGTGTGAAGTCAGACGAGTTATATATTTATGCCGAAACCGATCTCGCAATGATCAATGAAACTGTGGACGATGTGAAGCCGAGATTTGTTATTGTGGACTCGATTCAGACTGTTCATCATCCAGAAGTATCATCAGCGCCAGGGAGTGTATCTCAAGTGCGTGAATGTACCGCAGAACTAATGCGTATAGCAAAGACGCAAAACATTGCTATATTCCTCGTAGGTCACGTAACGAAAGAAGGGCAGATTGCAGGACCACGATTGCTTGAGCATATGGTGGATACGGTACTAAATTTTGAAGGAGAACGTCACCATACATACCGTATTTTACGCAGTGTTAAAAATCGCTTTGGTTCCACCAATGAAATCGCCATTTTTGAAATGTTGCAAGCGGGATTAAAGGAAGTCTTAAATCCATCTGAAATGTTTTTGCGTGAGCGGTCACAAGGTGGAGCGGGCTCTACCATTGTCGCTTCTATGGAAGGCACACGACCGATACTCGTTGAAATTCAAGCATTAATGACGGCATCAAGTTTTAATTATCCGAAGCGTATGGCGACTGGACTGGATCAAAACCGTGTGCAATTATTGATGGCGGTATTGGAAAAACGTGCAGGGATGCTATTGCAGACACAAGATGCGTATATTAAGGTTGCGGGCGGTGTTAAATTGGATGAACCAGCCATTGATTTAGCAGTCTTACTAAGTATCGTTTCTAGCTATCGTGACACGGCTGTAGGGGCGCGGGATTGTTTTGTTGGTGAAGTAGGGTTAACAGGAGAGGTTAGAAGGGTATCTAGAATAGAACAACGCGTTACGGAGGCGGCGAAGCTCGGTTTTGATCGCATTATCATTCCGTCGTCCAATCTGGGTGGTTGGGATGTTCCGGAGGGGATTGAAGTTGTAGGAGTTGAAACTATAACGGAGGCGTTGGGAGTGGCATTCAGATAA
- a CDS encoding ATP-dependent Clp protease ATP-binding subunit: protein MMFNRFTQRAQKVLQLAQEEAIRLKHESIGTEHILLGLIREGGGIAAKALEAISVSADTIEREVEILVGVGSKDVGPIVHYTPRAKRVIELSVDESRKLGHSYIGTEHILLALIREGEGVAARVLNNAGVSLNKARQQVLQLLGNDESSVGNPANSASAATPTLDGLARDLTEIAREGTLDPVIGRSKEITRVIEVLARRTKNNPVLIGEPGVGKTAIAEGLAQQVVSNEVPEILRDKRVMTLDMGTVVAGTKYRGEFEDRMKKVMEEIRQAGNIILFIDELHTLIGAGGAEGAIDASNILKPSLARGELQCIGATTLDEYRKYIEKDAALERRFQPIQVDEPSVDETIQIIKGLRDRYEAHHRVKITDEAVEAAAKMSDRYISDRFLPDKAIDLIDEAGSKVRLRSYTTPPNLKELEVKLEAIRSEKNAAVQSQEFEKAASYRDKEQKMKEELETTKAAWKEKQGQTESEVTVNDIASVVAMWTGIPVDKIAETESAKLLNMEEILHERVIGQNESVVAISKAIRRARAGLKDPKRPIGSFIFLGPTGVGKTELARALAEVMFGDEDAMIRIDMSEYMEKHATSRLVGSPPGYVGYEEGGQLTEKVRRKPYSVVLLDEIEKAHPDVFNILLQVLEDGRLTDSKGRTVDFRNTVVIMTSNVGATELKKNRYVGFNIQDGESNYDDMKEKMLAELKKAFRPEFLNRVDDMIVFHSLEKEHLREIVSLMSDELAKRLAEQDIELVLTESAKDKITEEGYDPEYGARPLRRALQKHVEDRLSEELLEGKVLMGEKVIIDVEDNQFVVRTEKQTVAAEK, encoded by the coding sequence AGCATATTCTACTTGGATTGATTCGAGAAGGCGGCGGCATCGCGGCAAAAGCTCTTGAAGCAATTAGCGTGAGTGCAGATACTATTGAACGAGAAGTAGAGATTTTAGTAGGCGTAGGCTCTAAAGATGTGGGTCCGATCGTTCATTATACTCCGCGCGCAAAACGTGTGATCGAATTATCTGTTGATGAGTCTCGCAAATTAGGACATTCTTATATTGGTACTGAGCATATTTTATTGGCTTTAATTCGAGAAGGAGAAGGTGTGGCGGCACGCGTTCTGAATAATGCAGGTGTTAGCTTGAATAAAGCTCGCCAGCAAGTACTCCAATTGCTTGGTAATGATGAAAGTTCTGTTGGAAACCCAGCGAATTCTGCATCAGCAGCAACACCTACATTAGATGGCTTAGCGCGAGATTTAACTGAAATCGCACGTGAAGGTACATTAGATCCAGTAATTGGGCGAAGCAAAGAAATCACGCGTGTTATTGAAGTATTGGCACGTCGTACGAAAAACAACCCAGTACTGATTGGGGAACCGGGTGTAGGTAAAACAGCGATTGCAGAAGGCTTGGCGCAGCAAGTCGTAAGTAATGAAGTACCGGAAATCTTGCGCGACAAACGCGTTATGACACTGGATATGGGTACAGTTGTCGCAGGTACAAAATACCGTGGTGAGTTCGAAGATAGAATGAAGAAAGTAATGGAAGAAATTCGTCAAGCAGGTAACATCATTTTATTCATTGATGAATTGCACACATTGATTGGTGCGGGTGGAGCAGAGGGTGCTATCGATGCATCCAATATCTTGAAGCCATCACTTGCACGCGGCGAACTACAATGTATCGGTGCTACAACACTTGATGAATATCGTAAATATATTGAAAAAGATGCAGCGCTTGAACGACGTTTTCAACCAATTCAAGTCGATGAGCCATCCGTAGACGAAACGATTCAGATCATTAAAGGCTTGCGTGACCGTTACGAAGCGCACCACCGTGTGAAGATTACGGATGAAGCGGTTGAAGCAGCAGCGAAGATGTCTGATCGTTATATCTCGGACCGTTTCTTACCAGATAAAGCAATTGATTTAATTGACGAAGCGGGTTCGAAAGTCCGCTTGCGTTCGTATACAACTCCTCCTAACCTAAAGGAGCTCGAGGTGAAGCTTGAGGCCATCCGTTCCGAGAAGAATGCAGCCGTACAAAGCCAAGAATTTGAGAAAGCTGCTTCTTACCGTGATAAAGAGCAGAAGATGAAGGAAGAATTGGAAACAACGAAAGCGGCTTGGAAAGAAAAGCAAGGGCAGACTGAATCCGAAGTGACAGTAAATGATATCGCATCTGTTGTGGCGATGTGGACAGGAATTCCTGTTGACAAGATTGCAGAAACAGAGTCCGCTAAATTGCTTAACATGGAAGAAATTCTACATGAACGCGTCATTGGTCAAAATGAATCTGTTGTAGCAATTTCCAAAGCGATCCGCCGTGCACGTGCGGGGTTAAAAGATCCTAAACGTCCAATTGGTTCATTTATTTTCCTTGGCCCTACTGGTGTAGGTAAAACTGAACTAGCCCGCGCGTTAGCAGAAGTAATGTTCGGTGATGAAGATGCGATGATTCGTATCGACATGTCAGAGTATATGGAGAAGCATGCAACATCTCGTTTGGTGGGATCACCTCCCGGCTATGTTGGTTATGAAGAAGGTGGTCAGTTAACGGAGAAAGTTCGCCGTAAGCCTTATTCAGTAGTACTACTCGATGAAATTGAAAAGGCACACCCTGATGTATTCAATATCTTATTGCAAGTATTGGAAGATGGGCGTCTGACAGATTCTAAAGGACGTACAGTTGATTTCCGTAACACGGTAGTCATCATGACTTCTAACGTAGGGGCAACGGAATTGAAGAAAAACCGTTACGTTGGCTTTAATATTCAGGATGGCGAGTCCAATTATGATGATATGAAAGAGAAAATGCTTGCAGAGTTGAAAAAAGCATTTAGACCAGAGTTCTTAAACCGTGTAGATGATATGATTGTCTTCCACTCATTGGAGAAAGAGCACTTACGTGAAATTGTTAGCTTGATGAGTGATGAACTTGCAAAACGTTTGGCTGAACAGGACATCGAATTGGTGTTGACTGAATCTGCTAAAGATAAGATTACGGAAGAGGGATATGATCCTGAATACGGGGCTCGTCCACTACGTCGTGCATTACAGAAACATGTAGAAGATCGATTATCTGAAGAGTTACTTGAAGGTAAAGTTCTGATGGGTGAAAAAGTAATCATTGATGTAGAGGATAATCAGTTTGTCGTACGTACGGAAAAACAAACAGTAGCAGCAGAAAAATAA